The Buchnera aphidicola (Microlophium carnosum) sequence AAAAGTTATTGGATAAGATACAAAGTCTTTAGAAACATAAATAAAAGTATATATAATCAATAATTAGTATAGTTTAATATATTCATATGAATATTTTTAAAAAATTAAAAAACTTTTTGTATGTTTTCTATATTAAATTTTTATGTAAAAATAGATATAGAGGATTGTTTTATTAATATAAATAAGTCTCTGTCGTAATAAGTACTAATCAATTTTTCTAATTTTAAAAATTTATAATGTGATTAATCATAAATTTTCTTTAATATTTATTAAAAATCTGTATAACCTATGATCTATCTAATCTTTTTTTGTAATTTTTATTCCTAAAAAATAGCAAGAATTATCATATCATCTTTTATAATTATTTTATTTAGTAGAATATTTCAAACGTCATAATTTTAATGTGTTTCAAGTATATTTGATTTTATGTAAATTATAAAAGCATAATTAATTACATATTTTTAGTTATATTTTAGGTAGAATATGTAATGGGTTTATAGAGTCTCCTAAATAACGTATTTCAAAATAAAGTCGTGGTAAATTGGTTTCTGATGATAATCCCATTGTAGCAATTTGCTGATTTGCATATACTTGATCTTTTTCTTTTACTAAAACTAAATGATTAAAAGCATAAATACTAAGATAATTTTTATTATGTCTAATAATAATTAATCGACCATATTTTTTAAATATATCAGTAACACATACCACTTCTCCTCTAGCGGCAGCAAAAATTGGTTGTCCCTTAAAACCAGAAATCTCTATTTTTGTATTATCTAATATATCATTATAAAAATATTTAATACGTTTATCTTTAACTGGCCAATACCAGTTATTAGAAAAATCAAAAGATTTACACTTTAAAATATCATTATTTTTTTTCGATTCCTTACTACAAAAAAAACATATTTTACTCGATTCTGTATTCTCTTTTAAAAAATTTGTAATATTTAATAGGTTTTTAAAAATAGATTTACAAGAACTGTTTTTTTTTATAGTATTATTTTGTGAATTTATAATAAAACAGTTATTTTCACGAATTAAAAAATCTCCCATCCATATTTTTTGACCTACAATTATTTTGTAAGGTTTTTTAATAGAATTAAATTTAGATAGTTCATAATAATTGTGACCGGAATTTTTAGCGATTGAATAGAGAGTGTCTTTTGATTTTACAGTATAAAATATTCTAAATCGATTTTCCCGAAAAAAACCAATAAAATTATTATTCCTAATAATAATTTTTTCTCTTTTTGAAAAAAATATTTTTTCAGATTTTAAAAATGAAAAGAATTGGTTTTTATTTAAAAATAAAAAATCATTAATGTATTTTTTATCAAGATTATTATTAGAATTATTTCGATTATTTATAGAAAATCCAAAACCAAAATTATTACAAAAAAATAATAACAATGTCAAAAAAAAGAATTTAAATAAAAAAATTTTGAATTGCATTAATCTTATCCATTGAATTCTATAAAAAATAAAATTTTTCATATACTTAAAAAATTAAAAGAATATCGTGTCCATTTATATATATTTTTTATTTTTCATAAGCATTACAATCGCTTGACAAGCAATTCCTTCTTTTCTTCCAATACATCCGATTTGTTTAGAACTTGTAGATTTAATACTGATATGATCTATTTTAGTGTTAAGATCTAATGATAAATTTAATCTCATAAAAGATATATAAGGTGACATTTTTGGATCTTCTGTAATAATGGTAGTGTCAATATTACATATCTTATAATTTTTTCGTATAATTTTTTTCCAAGTTTTTTGTAAAAGTATTCTACTATCAATATTTTTATACATTTTATTATTGCTTGGGAAAAAAGTTCCAATATCACCCATGGCAGTAGCACCTAATAATGCATCTATTACAGAATGTATCAACACATCACCATTAGAATGAGCAATTAAACCTTTCTCATAAGGAATCAAAACACCACCAATAATTAATGGTTTTTTACTTCCAAAAGAATGAAGATCAAAACCATATCCAATTCTCATTAAAATATCCTTTTTTTATTTATCTACGTTATATTCTTTTAAATAAAAATTTGCAAAAACAAGATCTTCTAGACAAGTAACTTTAATATTACTACAACTTCCTCTAATTAATAATGGATTATATCCGCAATATTCTAATGCTGATGCTTCATCTGTTATACTAATTTTATCTTCAATAATTTTTTTTAAACAATATTTTAATAAATCTATTTGAAATAACTGAGGAGTTAAAGCATGCCATAAATTTTTTCTATGTACGGTATATAATACTTTTTCTTTTTTTAAATTACCGTATTTAATAGTGTCAGATACTGGTCTTGCTAAAAGAGCACCTACCGGATTTTTCTTAATAATAGATATTAATTTTTCTAAATCTCGATAGCTTAAACATGGACGAACTGCATCATGTACTATAACCCAATCTACATTTTCTGCAACTATTAAGCCTGATAAAACTGAATTTATTCTTTTTTTACCACCAATTACAGAAATAATACGTAGATTAGATGATATAGATAATTTATGAAAGTAAGTATCTTGTTTATTTAAACTGACAATTATTCGAACTATATTAGGATGTAGTAACAATGTTTTGAGAGTATGCTCTAGAATAGTACGATTTTGAATTTTTATATATTGTTTGGGTAAGTCTATCTGCATTCTACTACCTATTCCAGCAGCAGGCACAATAGCTATAATTTTTGGTTTAAATTTATTGACCAAGACCATGTCATATCCATGATAATACTATAAAAAATTTTATGTCAATATAATATAAAAAAATATTTTTTATTTAAAATAATGCACGTAAAATATTATTTTTTTTTATTGTCATTAATATTATTATTGAAATTTTTAATTTCTAATATTATTTGATTATTCCGCATTTCAAGAAAATCATTATTTTTTTCCTGCATTGTAACTTTTTTATATATTCTTATGTAATCTAAAACACCATTTTTTCCCAACCAAAGAGAATATTGTAACCAAAATAGCAAAAACAATAAAAATATTTTTAATATTTTCATATTTTACTCTAAAATAATTAATTTTATATAAAAAAAAAGTTTTTTACACTAAAAATATTCAATAAATCTTCAAAAATAAACATTTATTATAATAATATAAAATCTTTACTATTTTTTTTAAATTATTTCCTAAAGAATTTGTACTATTTAAAATAGTGTCAAATTTTTTTGAAGTTTTATATATAGATTATATATTAGTAAAAACAGATATTCTTCCAGTATGAGCTTTTTTATATAATTTTTTAGAAACTTGAGATTGACAAATACTAATAGGTATATTAAAAAGTACTTCTAAAAAATTTTTTTTATCATTTTACAAATCACTTCTCTTTGATATCTATCAAGAAAAATGACTGATACTAATGTTATCTATTATGCTAACATCTGACATTATTTTAACTATTTCTATAATATATCTAATATTTTCTTCTTGATTAATAATACTAAAACTTAAATCGGAACACAGAACACACTTGATATTATCTCTATCTAATAAATAACTATAAACTCTATTCCAAAATAGAGTTTTTTTTTAAAAATTAGAAACATTTGATTTTCTTGAATCTGAAAGTTCAGTCAACTATATTTCAATTAATTTGTGAGTATTTTTTTACATTTTTTACGTATAATTGAATATTTTTCCGGATAATATTATTTTATAGTTATTTTTTGTTTTAATCTCAACCCTGTTTTTAAATAATGTATCATTATTCCGGGTATGACTATTACGTTCATGAAAAGCTTAATAAAAATCATATTATCTGTT is a genomic window containing:
- a CDS encoding cell division protein FtsB, translating into MKILKIFLLFLLFWLQYSLWLGKNGVLDYIRIYKKVTMQEKNNDFLEMRNNQIILEIKNFNNNINDNKKK
- the ispD gene encoding 2-C-methyl-D-erythritol 4-phosphate cytidylyltransferase: MVLVNKFKPKIIAIVPAAGIGSRMQIDLPKQYIKIQNRTILEHTLKTLLLHPNIVRIIVSLNKQDTYFHKLSISSNLRIISVIGGKKRINSVLSGLIVAENVDWVIVHDAVRPCLSYRDLEKLISIIKKNPVGALLARPVSDTIKYGNLKKEKVLYTVHRKNLWHALTPQLFQIDLLKYCLKKIIEDKISITDEASALEYCGYNPLLIRGSCSNIKVTCLEDLVFANFYLKEYNVDK
- the ispF gene encoding 2-C-methyl-D-erythritol 2,4-cyclodiphosphate synthase, giving the protein MRIGYGFDLHSFGSKKPLIIGGVLIPYEKGLIAHSNGDVLIHSVIDALLGATAMGDIGTFFPSNNKMYKNIDSRILLQKTWKKIIRKNYKICNIDTTIITEDPKMSPYISFMRLNLSLDLNTKIDHISIKSTSSKQIGCIGRKEGIACQAIVMLMKNKKYI
- a CDS encoding peptidoglycan DD-metalloendopeptidase family protein, with the translated sequence MQFKIFLFKFFFLTLLLFFCNNFGFGFSINNRNNSNNNLDKKYINDFLFLNKNQFFSFLKSEKIFFSKREKIIIRNNNFIGFFRENRFRIFYTVKSKDTLYSIAKNSGHNYYELSKFNSIKKPYKIIVGQKIWMGDFLIRENNCFIINSQNNTIKKNSSCKSIFKNLLNITNFLKENTESSKICFFCSKESKKNNDILKCKSFDFSNNWYWPVKDKRIKYFYNDILDNTKIEISGFKGQPIFAAARGEVVCVTDIFKKYGRLIIIRHNKNYLSIYAFNHLVLVKEKDQVYANQQIATMGLSSETNLPRLYFEIRYLGDSINPLHILPKI